In one Candidatus Binatia bacterium genomic region, the following are encoded:
- a CDS encoding phosphatidate cytidylyltransferase, translating into MVLRSELKRKAIHLASLSIPLGYYLTPDLWQRDWERALLAAVILSLAIEVFRLNHLPTRNLFRHFFGELLRNHEEVSLLGSTYLLIACLLSIHLFPKPIAVLALAFLIMGDTMAAIVGKWLGRIRIFDKTLEGSLACLVTCYLLTLLVPEIPFRVAVIGALTATVFELLPIPLDDNFRIPLSAGFAMDFFLR; encoded by the coding sequence GTGGTCCTTCGATCGGAGCTGAAACGAAAAGCGATCCATCTCGCGTCGCTCTCGATCCCGCTCGGCTACTACCTCACTCCCGATCTCTGGCAGCGCGACTGGGAGCGCGCGCTGCTGGCCGCGGTGATCCTGTCGCTGGCGATCGAGGTGTTCCGGCTGAACCACCTCCCGACCCGGAACCTCTTCCGTCATTTCTTCGGGGAGCTGCTCCGCAATCACGAGGAGGTGTCGCTCCTCGGCTCGACCTACCTGCTGATCGCCTGCCTCCTCTCGATCCATCTTTTTCCGAAGCCGATCGCCGTGCTCGCGCTGGCCTTTCTCATCATGGGGGACACCATGGCGGCCATCGTGGGGAAGTGGCTCGGAAGGATCCGGATCTTCGACAAGACCCTGGAGGGGAGCCTGGCCTGCCTGGTGACCTGCTACCTGCTCACGCTGCTCGTTCCGGAAATCCCGTTCCGGGTCGCGGTGATCGGGGCGCTGACGGCGACCGTGTTCGAGCTTCTCCCGATCCCCCTGGACGACAATTTCCGGATCCCCCTGTCGGCGGGGTTCGCCATGGACTTCTTCCTCCGCTGA